The sequence ACCGATGGTGACGAATTTCCCGATCTTGACCCCGTAGTCGTCGGCCAGATGCACGACAGAACCGTCCTGAATGTTTGAGCCTTCGCCGACCTCAATCCGGTTGATGTCGCCGCGGAGGACGGCGTTGTGCCAAACACTGGAATTCTTAGCGAGTCTGACGGAGCCGATGACAATTGCCCCGCTGGCGACGTAGGCGGACGATTCAATCTCGGGTGTTTGATCGAGATACTTGGCGAGCCGTTCTACGATCGTCATGGCTAGTATTTCCTATATCTTATCCACGACGGCGTCAGCCAGACCGTATTGGATGGCCTCGTCGGCGGTCATGTAAAAGTCGCGGTCGGTGTCCTTTTGGATCTTTTCCAGCGGTTGACCGGAGCTCTCCGCGAGGATGGCATTCAGTTCGTCCCGCAGGCGCTCCATTTCCTGGGCCTGAATATGGATGTCGACGGCGACGGCCACCATCTGTCCGGAAATCAGAGGCTGGTGGATGAGGACACGGGAGTGCGGGTAGAGTAGGCGTTTGCCCTTATCCGCGCCGCAGAGCAGGATCGAGCCCATGCTAGCAGCCATTCCCGTTACGACTACCTTGATTGGCGAGCTGATCAGCTTCATGGTGTCGTAGATGGCCATGCCTGCCGTGATGGAACCGCCGGGTGTGTTGATATAGAAAGTGATTTCTTTACCCGGATCCTTGGTCTCGAGGTAGAGCAGCTTCTCGGTCACATCGCGGGCCGACTTGTCGCTGACTTCGCCCCAAAGGAAGACTTTACGTTCATCCAGGAAAGTTTCCTGAATTTTGATTGGGTTCTCTTTTTCTTCTTTGGATTTGTTTTTGTCGGACATCGTAAATCTTAGTTCTTGGTTTGTAGCAAGCAGAGCACAGCTTCGTGAACTTTCAAGCTGCGACTGCTTTAGTCCACCTCTATTTTATTGACGCGTCGCTCGTGGCGCCCCCCTTCGAATTCGGAATCCAGCCATTTGTTGACGATTTTAAGGGCCAACTCCTCCGGAACCGGGCGTGCCCCGATCGCGATACAGTTGGCATTGTTGTGCTCTTTCGTCATCTGAGCAGACCATTCATTCCAGCAGAGCCCGCAACGCACGCCTTTTACCTTGTTGGCCACAATGGCTTCCCCGTTGCCGCTACCGCCCAGCACGATGCCGTAGTCCGCTTTTCCACTGGCGACGGCCTCCGCTGCCGGGCGGATGAAGTCGGGGTAGTCACAGGACTCGGCTGAGTCGCAGCCACAATCGATGACTTCATGGCCGCGTGCTTTCAGCAGCGCCACAATCGGTGCTTTTAAGGGAAATCCGGCATGATCTGTGCCGATGGAAACTGTAATCTGACGCTCACTCATTGTGTCGGGGATAGTGCTTCCTCCTTTTGGACGTAAATCTCAACCAAAATTTAAGTTTTCAGCCGTTCGTGCCCGCGCACCAACTCGAAAAGAACGATGGAAACCGTGACCAGCGACATGCCGATAACGGCGACGGCACCGGGGCTCGACTGGCTGAGT comes from Coraliomargarita sinensis and encodes:
- the rpiB gene encoding ribose 5-phosphate isomerase B, yielding MSERQITVSIGTDHAGFPLKAPIVALLKARGHEVIDCGCDSAESCDYPDFIRPAAEAVASGKADYGIVLGGSGNGEAIVANKVKGVRCGLCWNEWSAQMTKEHNNANCIAIGARPVPEELALKIVNKWLDSEFEGGRHERRVNKIEVD
- a CDS encoding ClpP family protease, producing MSDKNKSKEEKENPIKIQETFLDERKVFLWGEVSDKSARDVTEKLLYLETKDPGKEITFYINTPGGSITAGMAIYDTMKLISSPIKVVVTGMAASMGSILLCGADKGKRLLYPHSRVLIHQPLISGQMVAVAVDIHIQAQEMERLRDELNAILAESSGQPLEKIQKDTDRDFYMTADEAIQYGLADAVVDKI